One region of Scophthalmus maximus strain ysfricsl-2021 chromosome 13, ASM2237912v1, whole genome shotgun sequence genomic DNA includes:
- the lsm4 gene encoding U6 snRNA-associated Sm-like protein LSm4: protein MLPLSLLKTAQNHPMLVELKNGETYNGHLVSCDNWMNINLREVICTSRDGDKFWRMPECYIRGSTIKYLRIPDEIIDMVKEEVVSKGRGRGGAMQNKQQGKGRGGAGRGLFGGRGRGGLSGPGRGQQQQQQQQQQQQPQQQQDKKLGKPQGMKNQH from the exons ATG cttcctctgtctctgctgaaGACTGCCCAGAACCATCCTATG CTGGTGGAGCTGAAGAACGGGGAGACGTATAACGGTCACCTCGTCAGCTGTGACAACTGGATGAACATCAACCTGAGAGAGGTCATCTGCACCTCGAGG GATGGTGATAAGTTCTGGAGGATGCCTGAGTGCTACATCAGAGGAAGCACCATCAAGTACCTGCGAATCCCAGACGAGATCATCGATatggtgaaggaggaggtggtgtcgAAGGGTCGCGGCCGCGGAGGTGCCATGCAGAATAAACAGCAGGGCaaaggaaggggaggagctGGCCGAG GTCTGTTTGGTGGTCGTGGTCGTGGAGGACTGAGCGGCCCTGGTcggggccagcagcagcagcagcagcagcagcagcaacagcagccgcagcagcagcaggataaGAAACTAGGCAAACCACAGGGAATGAAGAACCAGCACTGA
- the LOC118318176 gene encoding pyroglutamyl-peptidase 1-like, whose translation MDNSKRTVVVTGFGPFGEHAVNSSWVAVQELKKLGLGGEVDLHVYEVPVEYQTVQSLVPSLWKQYHPQLVVHVGVSGMATTVTLEKCGRNHGYKGLDNSSFCPDSQCCIVGGPDCINSVIDMESVCKRVTALGLGVAVSVSKDAGRYLCDFTYYTSLYLSHGRSAFVHVPPLGKPYSGEDLGRALKAIVQEMLELLDQAEEKIHCQQHFH comes from the exons ATGGACAACAGTAAACGGACGGTGGTCGTCACAG GTTTTGGACCATTTGGAGAGCACGCGGTCAACTCCAGCTGGGTCGCAGTACAG GAACTGAAGAAGCTCGGACTCGGCGGTGAAGTGGACTTGCATGTGTACGAGGTTCCTGTAGAGTACCAGACAGTCCAGAGTTTGGTTCCTTCGTTATGGAAGCAGTATCATCCACAG TTGGTAGTTCATGTTGGAGTCTCGGGCATGGCCACGACCGTCACGCTGGAGAAGTGCGGCAGAAATCATGGCTACAAGGGTCTGGACAACAGCAGCTTCTGTCCGGATTCGcagtgttgcattgtgggaggCCCAGACTGCATCAACTCTGTTATTGACATGGAATCGGTCTGTAAGAGAGTGACCGCCTTGGGGCTGGGAGTAGCTGTCTCTGTCTCCAAAGACGCCGGAAG ATATCTCTGTGATTTCACCTACTACACGTCTCTGTACCTGAGCCACGGTCGCTCTGCCTTCGTCCATGTGCCTCCTCTCGGAAAGCCTTACAGCGGGGAGGACCTGGGCCGTGCGCTGAAGGCCATCGTCCAGGAGATGCTGGAGCTTCTTGACCAGGCTGAGGAGAAGATACACTGCCAGCAGCACTTCCACTAA